In one Niveibacterium umoris genomic region, the following are encoded:
- a CDS encoding nitrate reductase cytochrome c-type subunit, whose product MTIRKVASLCLALAATLAFALPIQAADTQVAVRSLRGTDVIGPSLEPDVPKVPNDRGALPRDFVQQPPLIPHDIRNYQITKNFNKCLDCHSWSRAQETGATKISVTHFRDRDGHELAGVSTRRYFCVQCHVAQTDARPLVGNTFQKSTGLQ is encoded by the coding sequence ATGACAATCAGAAAAGTAGCCTCTCTTTGCCTTGCGCTGGCCGCCACGCTCGCCTTCGCCCTGCCGATCCAGGCCGCCGATACGCAGGTTGCGGTCAGAAGCCTGCGCGGCACCGACGTCATCGGGCCGTCGCTGGAGCCCGATGTGCCCAAGGTCCCGAACGACCGGGGCGCGCTGCCGCGCGACTTCGTGCAGCAGCCGCCGCTGATTCCGCACGACATCCGCAACTACCAGATCACGAAGAACTTCAACAAATGCCTCGACTGCCATTCCTGGAGTCGTGCCCAGGAAACCGGCGCCACGAAGATATCCGTCACCCACTTCCGCGACCGCGATGGCCACGAACTCGCTGGCGTTTCGACGCGCCGCTACTTCTGTGTGCAGTGCCATGTCGCACAGACCGATGCGCGGCCGCTGGTCGGCAACACCTTCCAGAAATCCACCGGCCTGCAGTAA
- the napH gene encoding quinol dehydrogenase ferredoxin subunit NapH → MNTTSTPTSARRLGDEAITDKGWWPAHKWLLLRRGSQLGLLALFLLGPLAGVWIVKGNLASSLTLGVLPLTDPLILAQSLAAGHVPDRSALIGAAIVLAFYLAVGGRLYCSWVCPVNLVTDAAAALRRRLGLKGGRVPPEATRRWLLAVVLVVSALTGTIAWEWVNPVTMLHRALVFGGGLAWGIVAAVFAYDLLVAPRGWCGHLCPVGAFYAFLGHTALLRVSAPKRRACDDCMDCFAVCPEPHVIRPALKREGQTHPLILAPACTSCGRCIDICSKDVFAMTTRFNRSES, encoded by the coding sequence ATGAACACCACATCCACCCCGACGAGCGCAAGGCGCCTCGGCGACGAAGCGATCACCGACAAGGGCTGGTGGCCCGCGCACAAGTGGCTGCTGCTGCGCCGTGGCTCGCAGCTCGGTCTGCTCGCGCTGTTCCTGCTCGGGCCGCTGGCGGGCGTCTGGATCGTCAAGGGCAACCTCGCTTCCAGCCTCACGCTGGGCGTGCTGCCACTCACCGATCCCCTGATCCTCGCGCAGTCGCTTGCGGCCGGCCATGTGCCCGACCGCAGCGCGCTGATCGGCGCGGCAATCGTGCTCGCCTTCTACCTCGCCGTTGGTGGCCGCCTGTATTGCAGCTGGGTCTGCCCGGTCAACCTCGTTACCGATGCGGCCGCCGCGCTGCGCCGCCGGCTCGGGCTCAAGGGCGGACGAGTGCCACCGGAAGCGACACGCCGCTGGCTGCTGGCGGTCGTGCTCGTCGTCTCGGCGCTGACCGGCACGATCGCCTGGGAATGGGTCAACCCGGTCACGATGCTGCACCGCGCGCTGGTGTTCGGCGGCGGACTCGCCTGGGGCATCGTCGCAGCGGTGTTCGCTTACGACCTGCTGGTCGCGCCGCGCGGCTGGTGCGGCCACCTGTGCCCGGTCGGCGCCTTCTATGCATTTCTTGGCCACACCGCCCTGCTGCGCGTCAGCGCACCGAAGCGCCGCGCCTGCGACGACTGCATGGACTGCTTCGCAGTCTGCCCCGAACCCCACGTCATCCGCCCCGCGCTCAAGCGCGAAGGCCAGACCCATCCACTCATCCTGGCGCCCGCCTGCACCAGTTGCGGCCGCTGCATCGACATCTGCAGCAAGGACGTTTTCGCGATGACGACCCGATTCAACAGGAGCGAATCATGA
- the napG gene encoding ferredoxin-type protein NapG: MVSPSARTAFDRRRFLQTAAGAAGGACVLGLGLGLYAQQARALPATALRPPGALTEADFLASCVRCGLCVRDCPFDTLKLATPGDTVASGTPYFEARKVPCEMCDNIPCVKACPTGALDHGLSDISKAQMGLAVLIDQEHCLNFLGLRCDVCYRVCPAIDKAITLETKHNPRSDRHAMLLPTVHSDACTGCGKCEKSCVLPEAAIKVLPRKLAQGAPATHYRKGWEERERAGHSLIGEQIKLPVRGRDDLGAPTAGVDAAAGQSLPAGWAP, from the coding sequence ATCGTGAGCCCAAGCGCACGCACCGCCTTCGACCGCCGCCGCTTCCTGCAGACCGCTGCAGGGGCGGCCGGTGGCGCTTGCGTGCTCGGCCTGGGGCTCGGCCTTTACGCGCAACAGGCGCGCGCATTGCCCGCCACCGCGCTGCGCCCGCCCGGTGCGCTGACAGAGGCCGATTTCCTTGCAAGCTGCGTGCGTTGCGGCCTGTGTGTGCGCGACTGCCCCTTCGACACCTTGAAGCTCGCCACGCCGGGCGACACCGTCGCGAGTGGCACGCCGTATTTCGAGGCGCGCAAGGTGCCGTGCGAGATGTGCGACAACATCCCGTGCGTGAAGGCCTGCCCCACCGGCGCGCTCGACCACGGGCTGAGCGACATCAGCAAGGCACAGATGGGGCTGGCGGTGCTGATCGACCAGGAGCACTGTCTCAATTTCCTCGGCCTGCGCTGCGACGTGTGCTACCGCGTATGCCCGGCGATCGACAAGGCGATCACGCTCGAGACGAAACACAACCCGCGCAGCGACCGCCACGCGATGCTGCTGCCGACCGTGCATTCCGATGCCTGTACGGGTTGCGGCAAGTGCGAGAAATCCTGCGTGCTGCCGGAAGCGGCGATCAAGGTGCTGCCGCGCAAGCTGGCGCAGGGCGCGCCGGCCACCCACTACCGCAAGGGTTGGGAAGAGCGCGAGAGGGCCGGCCACTCGCTGATCGGTGAGCAAATCAAACTGCCGGTGCGCGGTCGCGACGACCTTGGCGCACCGACCGCGGGTGTCGATGCGGCTGCGGGCCAATCCCTGCCTGCAGGGTGGGCACCATGA
- the napA gene encoding nitrate reductase catalytic subunit NapA yields the protein MSLTRRDFIKANAAAAAAASAGLSLAAPKKDAAPAAAPASPDTNLRWDKAPCRFCGTGCSVLVGVQGGRVVATQGDPDAEVNRGLNCIKGYFLSKIMYGADRLTTPLLRKKDGVYDKNGEFVQVSWNEAFDIMAEKWKAALKEKGPTSIAMFGSGQWTIWEGYAASKLMKAGFRSNNIDPNARHCMASAVTGFMRTFGMDEPMGCYDDIENADAFVLWGSNMAEMHPILWTRITDRRLSHPNCQVHVLSTFEHRSFELADNGMIFTPQTDLAILNFICNHIIQTGKVNKAFVKEHVNFKRGETDIGFGLRPNHALEKDAKFNGYPGADGKPKNNPSDATPITYEEFAKFVSEYTAEKVSKLSGVPVDRLKKLAELYADPKTKVVSFWTMGFNQHTRGTWVNNMIYNVHLLVGKISEPGNGPFSLTGQPSACGTAREVGTFAHRLPADMLVTNPDHRKHAEEIWQLPEGTIPDKIGLHAVAQSRALKDSKVKCYWTSTTNNMQAGPNVNGEIYPGWRNPEAFVVVSDAYPTVSALSADLILPAAMWTEKEGAFGNAERRTQFWRQQVQAPGEARSDLWQFVEFSKRFKVEEVWPAELIAKKPEYKGKTLYDVLYANKVVNKFPLAELEKVNGHAIKGYSNNEATAFGFYLQKGLFEEYAQFGRGHGHDLAAFDVYHKARGLRWPVVDGKETLWRYREGYDPYVKKGEGIKFYGQKDGKAVVFALPYQDPPEKPDAEFDMWLCTGRVLEHWHTGTMTRRVAELHKAVPEAVIFMHPDDAKKRGLQRGMRCKVISRRGDIVALLETRGRNKPPMGLIFIPFFDEGRLVNKLTLDATCPISKQTDFKKCAVKVVKA from the coding sequence ATGTCACTCACCCGACGCGACTTCATCAAGGCCAACGCAGCGGCCGCCGCAGCGGCCTCGGCAGGCTTGAGCCTTGCCGCACCGAAGAAAGATGCAGCGCCTGCTGCTGCGCCCGCCTCGCCTGATACAAACCTGCGCTGGGACAAGGCGCCCTGCCGCTTCTGCGGCACCGGCTGCTCGGTGCTGGTCGGCGTGCAGGGCGGCCGGGTGGTCGCCACGCAGGGTGACCCGGATGCCGAGGTGAACCGCGGCCTCAACTGCATCAAGGGCTACTTCCTGTCGAAGATCATGTACGGCGCGGACCGCCTGACGACGCCTCTGCTGCGCAAGAAGGATGGCGTCTATGACAAGAACGGCGAGTTCGTTCAGGTGTCGTGGAACGAGGCCTTCGACATCATGGCCGAAAAGTGGAAAGCCGCCCTGAAGGAAAAGGGCCCCACGTCGATCGCGATGTTCGGGTCCGGCCAATGGACGATCTGGGAAGGCTACGCCGCATCGAAGCTGATGAAGGCCGGCTTCCGCTCCAACAACATCGACCCCAACGCGCGCCACTGCATGGCCAGCGCGGTCACCGGCTTCATGCGCACCTTCGGCATGGACGAGCCGATGGGCTGCTACGACGACATCGAGAACGCCGACGCCTTCGTGCTGTGGGGCTCGAACATGGCGGAGATGCACCCGATCCTGTGGACGCGCATCACCGACCGCCGCCTCTCGCACCCGAACTGCCAGGTGCATGTGCTGTCGACCTTCGAGCATCGCAGTTTCGAGCTGGCCGACAACGGCATGATCTTCACGCCGCAGACCGATCTGGCGATCCTGAACTTCATCTGCAACCACATCATCCAGACGGGCAAGGTCAACAAGGCCTTCGTCAAGGAGCACGTGAATTTCAAGCGCGGTGAGACCGACATCGGTTTCGGCCTGCGTCCGAACCACGCGCTGGAGAAGGACGCGAAGTTCAACGGCTACCCCGGCGCCGACGGCAAGCCGAAGAACAATCCGAGCGACGCGACACCGATCACTTACGAGGAGTTCGCGAAGTTCGTCTCCGAGTACACGGCGGAAAAGGTCAGCAAGCTCTCGGGCGTGCCGGTCGATCGGCTGAAGAAACTCGCCGAGCTCTACGCCGACCCGAAGACCAAGGTCGTTTCGTTCTGGACCATGGGCTTCAACCAGCACACGCGCGGCACCTGGGTCAATAACATGATCTACAACGTGCATCTGCTGGTGGGCAAGATCTCGGAGCCGGGCAACGGCCCCTTCTCGCTGACCGGCCAGCCATCGGCCTGCGGCACCGCGCGGGAAGTGGGTACCTTCGCGCACCGCCTGCCGGCGGACATGCTGGTGACCAACCCGGACCACCGCAAGCACGCGGAAGAGATCTGGCAACTGCCGGAAGGCACGATCCCCGACAAGATCGGCCTGCACGCCGTGGCGCAGAGCCGCGCGCTGAAAGACAGCAAGGTGAAGTGCTACTGGACCAGCACCACCAACAACATGCAGGCCGGGCCCAACGTCAACGGCGAGATCTACCCCGGCTGGCGGAATCCGGAAGCCTTCGTCGTCGTGTCCGACGCCTACCCTACGGTGTCTGCACTGTCGGCCGACCTGATCCTGCCGGCCGCGATGTGGACCGAAAAGGAAGGCGCCTTCGGCAATGCCGAGCGCCGCACGCAGTTCTGGCGCCAGCAGGTGCAGGCGCCGGGCGAGGCACGTTCTGACCTGTGGCAGTTCGTCGAGTTCTCCAAGCGCTTCAAGGTCGAAGAAGTGTGGCCAGCCGAGCTGATCGCAAAGAAGCCGGAATACAAAGGCAAGACGCTGTACGACGTGCTGTACGCGAACAAGGTGGTCAACAAGTTCCCGCTCGCCGAACTCGAGAAGGTGAACGGCCACGCGATCAAGGGCTATTCCAACAACGAAGCGACGGCCTTCGGCTTCTACCTGCAGAAGGGGTTGTTCGAGGAATACGCGCAGTTCGGCCGCGGCCATGGTCACGACCTTGCCGCGTTTGACGTCTATCACAAGGCACGCGGCCTGCGCTGGCCAGTCGTCGATGGCAAGGAAACCCTGTGGCGCTATCGCGAAGGCTACGACCCGTACGTCAAGAAGGGCGAAGGCATCAAGTTCTACGGTCAGAAGGATGGCAAGGCGGTGGTCTTCGCGCTGCCCTACCAGGATCCGCCCGAGAAGCCGGACGCCGAGTTCGACATGTGGCTGTGCACTGGCCGCGTGCTGGAGCACTGGCACACCGGCACGATGACGCGCCGTGTCGCCGAATTGCACAAGGCGGTGCCGGAAGCGGTGATCTTCATGCACCCGGACGACGCGAAGAAGCGTGGCTTGCAGCGCGGCATGCGCTGCAAGGTCATCTCGCGCCGCGGCGACATCGTCGCGCTGCTGGAAACCCGCGGCCGCAACAAGCCACCGATGGGGCTGATCTTCATCCCCTTCTTCGACGAAGGCCGACTGGTCAACAAGCTCACGCTGGACGCCACCTGCCCGATCTCGAAGCAGACGGACTTCAAGAAGTGCGCCGTGAAGGTGGTGAAAGCCTGA